Proteins encoded by one window of Paenibacillus sp. DCT19:
- a CDS encoding TrmB family transcriptional regulator, giving the protein MLQKFGFTQYESQVYEAIFAQNEPLDATSIVNHSNVPKAKIYEVLNRLIDKGAVLTTMNGKKKLYLAVDLQSIILKIRADFENDIEELKSYKIKRTYSDEHIWTLKDATSITSNIEQLIGEADSSILLLGWSEQMEKYRPLLEQKEQQGVYVEVLAVGGLETSLTRRYSLIPVGNHLEPSQLLIVDHAYLLFAGIENEAWKAIKTTSKPIVKALTDYFYHDIALTQITKKYGDQLLQDQEISKLLARLIY; this is encoded by the coding sequence ATGTTACAAAAATTCGGATTTACCCAATACGAAAGCCAAGTGTACGAAGCGATATTTGCTCAAAATGAACCCCTTGATGCGACATCCATTGTGAATCACTCGAATGTGCCTAAAGCGAAAATATATGAGGTATTGAATCGATTGATTGATAAAGGGGCAGTCCTTACAACCATGAACGGCAAGAAAAAGTTGTATTTGGCTGTAGACCTCCAGTCGATCATTCTCAAGATCAGAGCAGATTTTGAGAATGACATTGAAGAGCTGAAGAGTTATAAAATCAAGCGAACGTATTCGGATGAACACATCTGGACGTTAAAGGACGCAACCTCCATAACCTCTAATATTGAGCAATTAATTGGAGAAGCAGACTCTTCCATTCTATTGCTCGGCTGGAGTGAACAGATGGAGAAGTACCGTCCATTGCTGGAGCAAAAGGAACAGCAGGGAGTGTATGTAGAGGTGCTCGCTGTTGGTGGCTTGGAGACGTCACTTACCAGAAGATATTCTTTAATTCCAGTGGGGAACCATCTTGAGCCTTCTCAGTTGCTGATTGTGGATCATGCGTATTTGCTGTTTGCAGGCATTGAGAATGAGGCGTGGAAGGCGATAAAGACGACGTCCAAACCTATCGTTAAAGCGCTAACAGATTATTTCTATCATGATATTGCGCTCACGCAAATTACGAAAAAGTATGGCGATCAGCTCTTACAGGATCAAGAGATTTCCAAGTTGCTAGCCCGACTGATCTATTAG